The following proteins come from a genomic window of Natrinema saccharevitans:
- a CDS encoding universal stress protein produces MADRVLVPYDGSPQATEALELTFDEFPDATVIALYVIEIPEGRWAQLLGPELQAPVSEKAKEHAADVLETATELAAEYDRSLETNIVTGEPDDRIVAQAAEESVDLIVIGSHGKEGVSRVLLGSVAETVVRRSPIPVLVVR; encoded by the coding sequence ATGGCCGATCGAGTTCTCGTTCCCTACGACGGGTCGCCGCAAGCGACGGAAGCTCTCGAATTGACCTTCGACGAATTCCCGGACGCAACCGTCATCGCGCTGTACGTCATCGAGATACCCGAGGGGCGCTGGGCGCAACTCCTCGGACCGGAACTGCAAGCACCGGTTTCCGAGAAAGCGAAGGAACACGCAGCCGACGTTCTCGAGACGGCGACGGAACTCGCAGCCGAGTACGATCGCAGTCTCGAAACGAACATAGTCACGGGCGAACCGGACGACCGCATCGTCGCGCAGGCGGCGGAGGAATCGGTCGATCTGATCGTCATCGGAAGCCACGGAAAGGAGGGGGTCTCCCGCGTCCTGCTCGGGAGCGTCGCTGAAACCGTCGTTCGACGATCACCGATTCCCGTCCTCGTAGTCCGGTAG
- a CDS encoding MBL fold metallo-hydrolase — protein MVTQLSPERLAELIDSDESFTLVDTRPEDSYEGWRIHGAENVPFDPSGEFEDGKIERIEAANNDDSIVVICGKGLTSTPFGFELEQRGYDDVAVVKGGMEDWSKVYEVVPVETENEDLVVLQLQRRAKGCLGYVVGSKAAESAVVVDPTRQTDQFKIAAEEAGLAIERVLDTHVHADHISGGPKLAAELDVSYHLGERASERGVEYDYEPLADGETIALGDVEIETLQTPGHTTEMVNYLVDGEALLTGDTLFVESVGRTELQFGDEDAANGAELLYESIHDTVLELPDETRVCPGHVSVTADNRYEVGSPGESICARLGDLRDDLELLGLDEDEFVDRLVENAPEKPPNYERVIEINTGTEPPEDESEATELELGPNNCAA, from the coding sequence ATGGTGACCCAACTATCACCCGAACGGCTCGCGGAACTGATCGACTCGGACGAGTCGTTCACGCTCGTCGATACGCGCCCCGAAGACAGTTACGAGGGGTGGCGGATTCACGGCGCCGAAAACGTCCCGTTCGACCCAAGCGGCGAGTTCGAGGACGGGAAAATCGAGCGCATCGAGGCGGCGAACAACGACGACTCGATCGTCGTGATCTGTGGGAAGGGGCTCACGTCGACGCCGTTCGGTTTCGAACTCGAGCAACGCGGCTACGACGACGTGGCCGTCGTGAAAGGCGGGATGGAAGACTGGAGCAAGGTGTACGAGGTCGTCCCCGTCGAGACGGAAAACGAGGATCTCGTCGTCCTGCAGCTACAGCGCCGGGCAAAGGGCTGTCTCGGCTACGTCGTCGGTTCGAAAGCCGCCGAGTCGGCGGTCGTCGTCGATCCGACCCGACAGACGGACCAGTTCAAGATCGCCGCCGAGGAGGCCGGACTCGCGATCGAGCGCGTCCTCGACACCCACGTCCACGCCGACCACATCTCGGGCGGGCCGAAACTGGCGGCCGAGCTAGACGTATCCTACCACCTCGGCGAACGCGCGAGCGAGCGGGGCGTCGAATACGACTACGAACCGCTTGCCGACGGCGAGACGATCGCCCTCGGCGACGTCGAAATCGAGACGCTACAGACGCCGGGACACACGACCGAGATGGTCAACTACCTCGTCGACGGCGAGGCGCTGCTGACGGGTGACACGCTGTTCGTCGAGTCCGTCGGCCGGACGGAGCTTCAGTTCGGTGACGAGGACGCGGCGAACGGCGCCGAACTACTGTACGAATCGATCCACGACACCGTTCTCGAACTGCCGGACGAGACGCGAGTCTGTCCGGGACACGTATCGGTCACGGCGGACAACCGATACGAGGTCGGCTCGCCGGGCGAGTCGATCTGCGCTCGCCTTGGCGACCTCCGCGACGATCTCGAGTTGCTCGGACTGGACGAGGACGAGTTCGTAGACCGGTTAGTCGAGAACGCCCCCGAAAAACCGCCGAACTACGAGCGCGTGATCGAGATCAACACGGGGACGGAGCCGCCCGAGGACGAGTCTGAGGCGACGGAACTCGAACTCGGCCCCAACAACTGCGCGGCCTGA
- a CDS encoding pyridoxamine 5'-phosphate oxidase family protein, translating into MQDPRWLQLSEDEINKFLGRGGTGVISFATDPDEPPVSIPVSYGYSADVKRFYYRLSIPQDSRKEDLVDNPVSFVTHDETDAGWRSVVATGRLSDTADAPYESTEIQGMWGIRIPIVDVFERPPREMTFRYFSLDPDTMTGRKEVRTDT; encoded by the coding sequence ATGCAGGATCCTCGATGGCTGCAACTGAGTGAAGACGAAATAAACAAGTTCCTCGGTCGCGGCGGTACCGGCGTCATCTCCTTCGCCACGGATCCCGACGAACCGCCGGTTTCGATCCCCGTCTCGTACGGATACAGCGCGGACGTGAAGCGGTTTTACTATCGACTGTCGATCCCACAGGACAGCAGAAAGGAGGACCTCGTGGACAACCCCGTCTCCTTCGTGACACACGACGAGACCGACGCCGGATGGCGAAGCGTCGTCGCCACGGGACGGCTTTCGGATACGGCCGACGCACCGTACGAGTCGACCGAAATACAGGGGATGTGGGGGATCCGGATCCCGATCGTCGACGTGTTCGAGCGACCGCCGAGGGAGATGACGTTCCGCTATTTCAGCCTCGATCCGGACACGATGACGGGGCGGAAAGAGGTCCGAACTGACACGTAG
- a CDS encoding universal stress protein, translating into MGTHVLVPLDGSSQAWAAFDHAVSNHDGERITTLHVVDPMAGVYSDYGGGGYYDPQIHDQAVERGTELGEEARDRADEAGILETTTIDTAVETGPAARTIVEYADKNDVDHIVMGSHGRSGVTRVLLGSVAETVTRRSPVPVTIVR; encoded by the coding sequence ATGGGAACGCACGTACTCGTCCCGTTGGACGGCTCATCGCAAGCGTGGGCCGCGTTCGATCACGCGGTCTCGAATCACGACGGCGAGCGGATCACGACGTTACACGTCGTCGATCCGATGGCGGGTGTCTACAGTGACTACGGGGGCGGCGGCTACTACGATCCACAGATCCACGACCAGGCCGTCGAACGGGGTACCGAACTCGGCGAAGAGGCACGCGATCGAGCTGACGAAGCGGGGATTCTCGAGACGACCACCATCGACACCGCGGTCGAAACGGGACCGGCCGCTCGAACGATCGTCGAGTACGCCGACAAGAACGACGTCGATCACATCGTCATGGGCAGTCACGGCCGATCGGGCGTTACTCGCGTCCTGCTCGGAAGCGTGGCCGAAACCGTCACGCGGCGCTCCCCGGTCCCGGTGACGATCGTTCGATGA
- a CDS encoding CBS domain-containing protein: protein MPIDDLARSDVVTAAPDASVAELAATMDEEGVGSIVITDDDAPVGIVTDRDLTVRVLADGTDAERTATEVMTEDPCTIERDGGFYEATDLMAEHGVRRLPVSDGDQLVGIITADDLTELIADEEQQLADVIRAQRPEY, encoded by the coding sequence ATGCCAATCGATGACTTAGCCCGCAGCGACGTCGTAACGGCCGCACCCGACGCGTCGGTCGCCGAACTCGCGGCGACGATGGACGAGGAGGGCGTCGGGAGTATCGTGATCACCGACGACGATGCGCCGGTGGGTATCGTGACCGACCGCGACCTGACTGTGCGCGTCCTCGCCGACGGGACCGACGCCGAGCGGACGGCAACGGAGGTAATGACCGAAGATCCCTGTACGATCGAGCGGGACGGCGGGTTCTACGAGGCGACGGATCTGATGGCCGAACACGGCGTGCGCCGCCTCCCCGTCAGCGACGGCGACCAGCTCGTCGGCATAATCACGGCCGACGATCTGACGGAACTCATCGCCGACGAGGAACAACAGCTCGCGGACGTCATTCGGGCCCAGCGACCCGAATACTGA